A genome region from Physeter macrocephalus isolate SW-GA chromosome 4, ASM283717v5, whole genome shotgun sequence includes the following:
- the LOC102978297 gene encoding LOW QUALITY PROTEIN: eukaryotic translation initiation factor 4 gamma 2-like (The sequence of the model RefSeq protein was modified relative to this genomic sequence to represent the inferred CDS: inserted 2 bases in 1 codon; substituted 1 base at 1 genomic stop codon) produces the protein MEASSEPELYGGGGCSSDSFQLRVSVLGEGFSFVPSPSLPTPCIHIILLKILRCQAAKVESAIAEGGASSFSASSGGGGSRGAPQHYPKTAGNSEFLGRTPGQNAQKWIPARSTGRDDNSAANDSANEKERHDAIFRKVRGILSKFTPEKFDKLCLELFKVAVESNLILKGVILLIVDKALEEPKYSSLYAQLCLQXAEGQPGQKQSTTFRRLLISKLQDEFENRTRNVDVCDKHENPLLPEEEEQSVVAKIKMLGNVTFIGELGKLDLIHESVLHKCIKTLLEKKKRVQLIDMGEDLECLCQIMRTVRPSLDHERAKSLMDQYFARMCSLVLSKELPARIRFLLQDTAEWREHHWAPRKAFPDNGPKTIGQIRRDAAKDLAVFIPAPMAQGMRSDFLLERLFMPPRMKMDRDPLGGLADKFGQMPGTGIGTGPGVIQDRFSPTMGCHRSSQLFSGHGGHIVPPTQSQFGEMGGKFMKSQGLSQLSHNQSQALLSQLQGEPKDMPPQFSKKGQLNADEVSLRPAQSFLMNKNQVPKFQPQITMIPPSAQPPRAQTPPLGHTPPLGLKTNPPLIQEKPAKTSKKPPPSKEELLELREAVVTEYLNSGNANEAVSGVREMRAPKHLLPETLSKVIILALDRSDEDKEEASSLISLLKQEGTATRDNFMQAFLNVSDQCPKLEVDIPLVRSYVAQFAARAIIAELVSISEPAQPLESGTHFPLFLLCLQQLATLQDXEGLTELFQQSKVNVQKMLPEIDQNKDRILETLEEKGLSFLLPLLQLEKARLKQVKLDPSPQILCKWIKDNISPKRHVGKGFVNILVTSFLQYISSEVNPPSDERDSSSAPSKEQLGQGKQLLLSSKPVMQKFLHDHVELQVSALYALQVHCCNSNVPKGMLLHFFVHFYDMEIIEEEAFLAWKEDITQEFPGKGKALFQVDQWLTWLETAEEEESEEEAD, from the exons ATGGAGGCCAGCAGCGAGCCGGAGCTCTATGGaggtggtggctgcagcagcgacTCTTTCCAGCTGAGAGTTTCAG TTCTCGGTGAAGGTTTTTCATTTGTtccatccccttccctccccaccccatgcatTCATATTATTCTTTTGAAGATTCTTCGTTGTCAAGCCGCCAAAGTGGAGAGTGCGATTGCCGAAGGGGGTGCTTCTAGTTTCAGTGCTTCTTCGGGCGGAGGAGGAAGTAGGGGGGCACCTCAGCACTATCCCAAGACAGCTGGCAACAGCGAGTTCCTGGGGAGAACCCCAGGGCAAAACGCTCAGAAATGGATTCCTGCACGAAGCACTGGACGAGATGACAACTCCGCAGCCAACGACTCCGCAAATGAAAAAGAACGACATGATGCAATCTTCAGGAAAGTAAGAGGCATACTAAGTAAGTTTACTCCTGAGAAGTTTGACAAGCTATGCCTTGAGCTCTTCAAGGTGGCTGTAGAGTCTAACCTCATCCTTAAAGGGGTCATACTGCTGATTGTGGACAAAGCCCTAGAAGAGCCAAAGTATAGCTCCCTGTATGCTCAGCTATGTCTGCA TGCAGAGGGTCAACCAGGACAGAAGCAAAGCACAACATTCAGACGCCTCCTCATTTCCAAATTACAAGATGAATTTGAAAACCGAACCAGAAATGTTGATGTCTGTGATAAGCATGAAAATCCCCTCCTCCCTGAGGAAGAGGAACAGAGTGTCGTTGCTAAGATCAAGATGTTGGGGAACGTCACATTCATTGGAGAACTTGGAAAGCTTGATCTTATTCATGAATCTGTCCTTCATAAGTGCATCAAAacacttttggaaaaaaagaagagagtccAACTCATAGATATGGGAGAGGATCTGGAGTGCCTCTGTCAGATAATGAGGACGGTGAGACCTAGCTTAGACCATGAACGAGCCAAGTCCTTAATGGATCAGTACTTTGCCCGAATGTGCTCCTTGGTGTTAAGTAAGGAACTGCCGGCGAGGATTCGTTTCCTGCTGCAGGATACCGCAGAGTGGAGAGAACACCATTGGGCTCCTCGCAAGGCTTTTCCGGACAATGGACCCAAGACGATCGGTCAAATCCGTCGAGATGCAGCGAAAGATCTAGCAGTGTTTATTCCTGCTCCTATGGCTCAAGGCATGAGAAGTGACTTCCTTCTGGAGAGACTGTTCATGCCACCCAGGATGAAAATGGATAGGGACCCACTTGGAGGACTTGCTGATAAGTTTGGACAAATGCCAGGTACCGGAATCGGTACTGGTCCAGGAGTTATCCAGGACAGATTTTCACCCACCATGGGGTGTCATCGTTCAAGTCAACTCTTCAGTGGCCATGGGGGACACATCGTGCCTCCCACGCAATCGCAGTTTGGGGAGATGGGAGGCAAGTTTATGAAAAGCCAGGGGCTAAGCCAGCTCTCCCATAACCAGAGTCAGGCACTCTTATCCCAGCTGCAAGGAGAGCCGAAGGATATGCCACCTCAGTTTTCTAAGAAAGGACAGCTTAATGCAGATGAGGTCAGCCTGAGGCCTGCTCAGTCTTTCCTAATGAATAAAAATCAAGTGCCAAAGTTTCAGCCCCAGATAACTATGATTCCTCCTAGTGCACAGCCACCACGCGCTCAAACACCACCGCTGGGACACACACCTCCGCTTGGTCTCAAAACTAATCCACCACTTATTCAGGAAAAGCCTGCCAAGACCAGTAAAAAGCCACCACCATCAAAGGAAGAGCTGCTTGAATTAAGGGAAGCTGTTGTAACGGAGTACCTGAACAGTGGAAATGCAAACGAAGCTGTCAGTGGTGTAAGAGAGATGAGGGCTCCTAAACACTTACTCCCCGAGACGCTAAGCAAAGTAATCATCCTGGCACTAGACAGAAGTGATGAAGATAAAGAAGAAGCAAGTTCTTTGATCAGTTTACTCAAACAGGAAGGGACGGCCACAAGGGACAACTTCATGCAGGCTTTCCTGAATGTATCGGACCAGTGCCCCAAACTGGAGGTTGACATCCCCTTGGTGAGATCATATGTAGCACAGTTTGCAGCTCGTGCTATCATTGCGGAGCTGGTGAGTATTTCAGAACCAGCTCAACCACTGGAAAGTGGCacccattttcctctcttcttactTTGTCTTCAGCAATTAGCTACATTACAAGATTGAGAAGGGTTAACAGAGCTTTTCCAACAAAGCAAGGTCAATGTGCAGAAAATGCTCCCAGAAATTGATCAGAATAAGGACCGCATATTGGAGACCTTGGAAGAAAAGGGACTGAGTTTCTTACTCCCACTCCTCCAATTGGAGAAGGCACGGTTAAAGCAAGTAAAGTTGGATCCGTCTCCTCAAATCCTatgtaagtggattaaagatAACATCTCTCCCAAACGTCATGTAGGTAAAGGATTTGTCAACATCTTAGTGACTAGCTTCTTACAGTACATTTCTAGTGAAGTAAACCCACCCAGTGATGAAAGAGATTCTTCCTCTGCTCCTTCCAAAGAACAGTTAGGGCAGGGAAAACAACTGCTTCTTTCCTCCAAGCCAGTAATGCAGAAATTCCTTCATGATCACGTTGAGCTACAAGTCAGCGCCCTCTATGCTCTTCAGGTGCACTGCTGCAATAGCAACGTCCCGAAAGGCATGTTACTTCACTTTTTTGTTCACTTCTATGACATGGAGATTATTGAAGAAGAAGCTTTCTTGGCTTGGAAAGAAGATATAACCCAAGAGTTTCCAGGGAAAGGCAAGGCTTTGTTCCAGGTGGATCAGTGGCTAACCTGGCTAGAAACTGCTGAAGAAGAAGAATCAGAAGAAGAAGCTGACTAA